A window from Methylocystis sp. MJC1 encodes these proteins:
- a CDS encoding peptidylprolyl isomerase, whose product MREPLLHFAVIGALIFALDAALHPPPKDERVITVSKALRQSFIDSFDEDKERQPTDAQLQKMIDSWVASEILYREGKALGVDRGDDTIRDRIAYKLQLLIFDQIRLPQPTEKDLRDWFEKNRDRFDEPERVGFYLTPAADEVTARRQLEEIRGQHESEELQKQTRAILARPIGSIAPAFGEKFRDALLELPQGEWAALQSKEGWHVARLDSRRPGQRANFDDFRDETLRLWRADETRTRAWEAVNRLKASYTVRIEQ is encoded by the coding sequence TTGCGCGAGCCTTTGCTTCATTTTGCCGTCATCGGGGCTCTGATCTTCGCACTGGATGCGGCATTGCATCCGCCGCCGAAAGACGAACGCGTCATCACTGTATCGAAGGCGCTACGCCAGTCCTTCATCGACAGTTTCGACGAGGACAAGGAGCGCCAGCCCACAGACGCCCAGTTGCAGAAAATGATCGACAGCTGGGTTGCAAGCGAAATTCTATATCGCGAGGGAAAAGCGCTCGGCGTGGATCGCGGCGACGACACGATCCGCGATCGGATCGCCTATAAGCTTCAATTGCTCATTTTCGATCAGATCCGACTGCCACAGCCAACCGAAAAAGATTTACGCGACTGGTTCGAGAAGAACAGAGACCGGTTCGACGAACCGGAGCGCGTCGGCTTTTATCTGACGCCTGCGGCCGACGAGGTCACGGCGCGCCGGCAGCTGGAAGAAATCCGCGGCCAGCACGAGTCGGAAGAGCTTCAAAAGCAGACGCGCGCAATTCTCGCGCGCCCGATCGGCAGCATTGCGCCGGCGTTCGGCGAAAAATTCCGCGACGCGCTTCTCGAGCTCCCGCAGGGAGAATGGGCCGCGCTCCAATCAAAGGAGGGATGGCATGTCGCGCGGCTCGACTCGCGCCGTCCTGGTCAGCGCGCAAATTTCGACGATTTCCGCGACGAAACCCTGCGCCTGTGGCGCGCGGATGAAACGCGCACGCGCGCCTGGGAGGCCGTCAACCGATTGAAGGCGTCCTATACAGTGCGGATAGAGCAGTGA
- a CDS encoding HupE/UreJ family protein, giving the protein MLPLALHAHETSLGVLEFREVRAGAFVGRWTMEPSIGAARVDLRAPAHCFLRLPELNCGEKGLVGPITIGNLGANMSAALIKIIPIAGEERSYTLTTANPTVTVLGQGAPTLQSWIELGVTYVNYGIDHILLGADHLLFVLGLIWIVGGGWRLVKTITAFTVGHSASLAATAFGLIGVPERPLNACIALSIVFVGVEIVKKQRGETSLTERYPWAVAGAFGLVHGIGFASALAALGIERRLLPAALAFFNVGVEIGQLAFVLLALALIWAHRRLGALLPERAAFVPAYAVGSVAMFWFIGRLLRVLAIG; this is encoded by the coding sequence ATGCTTCCTCTTGCGCTTCACGCCCATGAAACGTCGTTGGGCGTGCTCGAATTTCGCGAGGTGCGCGCTGGCGCCTTCGTCGGCCGCTGGACGATGGAGCCCTCGATCGGCGCGGCGCGCGTCGATCTTCGCGCGCCCGCTCACTGCTTTCTGCGATTGCCGGAATTGAACTGCGGCGAAAAAGGCCTCGTCGGCCCGATCACGATCGGCAACCTCGGCGCGAACATGTCCGCGGCGCTGATCAAGATCATTCCCATCGCGGGCGAAGAGCGCAGCTACACGCTTACCACGGCCAATCCCACCGTCACCGTTCTCGGTCAGGGAGCGCCAACGCTTCAAAGCTGGATCGAGCTCGGCGTCACTTACGTCAACTACGGTATCGATCACATCCTGCTCGGCGCCGATCATTTGCTGTTCGTTCTCGGTCTGATCTGGATCGTGGGCGGCGGCTGGCGGCTGGTGAAGACCATCACCGCCTTCACGGTCGGCCATAGCGCCTCGCTGGCCGCCACGGCTTTCGGGCTGATCGGCGTGCCGGAACGGCCTTTGAACGCCTGTATTGCCCTCAGCATCGTTTTTGTCGGCGTCGAAATCGTAAAGAAGCAACGCGGCGAAACGAGCCTGACCGAGCGCTACCCCTGGGCCGTCGCGGGCGCGTTCGGACTCGTCCATGGCATAGGTTTCGCGAGCGCGCTTGCAGCATTGGGGATCGAGCGCCGCCTGCTGCCGGCGGCCCTCGCCTTTTTCAATGTCGGCGTCGAGATCGGGCAGCTTGCATTCGTTCTCTTGGCGCTCGCTCTCATTTGGGCGCACCGTCGTCTCGGCGCCTTGCTGCCGGAAAGGGCCGCCTTCGTTCCGGCTTACGCGGTCGGTTCCGTTGCAATGTTCTGGTTCATCGGCCGCTTGTTGCGCGTTCTGGCAATCGGCTGA
- a CDS encoding HupE/UreJ family protein, with protein MSHYRRSVFSILIYWGIASQAVAHEQAGVEGGLASGLLHPLSGADHLIAMVAVGLWGAQLGAPAIWLLPITFPLVMAIGGVLGVLHIPLPAPELAIALSALVLGAVVATRFRAPLAASAVLVGLFAIFHGHAHGVELPSAAHPLAYGVGFVTATGLLHLCGIVIGALSRWPLGERLIQALGAAIAALGCYFLALSVGAA; from the coding sequence ATGTCCCATTACCGTCGGTCCGTTTTTTCGATCCTGATCTATTGGGGGATCGCCTCTCAGGCCGTCGCACATGAGCAGGCAGGCGTCGAGGGCGGTCTCGCCAGCGGCTTGCTCCACCCACTGAGCGGGGCCGATCATCTGATCGCCATGGTCGCCGTCGGCCTGTGGGGCGCGCAACTCGGCGCGCCGGCGATATGGCTGCTGCCGATCACCTTTCCGCTGGTCATGGCGATTGGTGGGGTTCTCGGCGTTTTGCATATTCCGCTGCCCGCCCCTGAATTGGCGATCGCGCTTTCCGCTCTTGTTCTTGGCGCGGTCGTTGCGACCCGCTTTCGCGCGCCGCTTGCTGCTTCCGCAGTTCTCGTTGGGCTCTTCGCGATCTTCCACGGACATGCGCATGGCGTTGAGCTTCCGAGCGCCGCGCATCCCCTGGCCTATGGCGTGGGCTTCGTCACGGCCACCGGCCTGCTTCATCTGTGTGGAATCGTTATCGGCGCTTTGTCGCGCTGGCCGCTGGGCGAAAGGCTGATCCAGGCGCTCGGCGCCGCAATCGCCGCGCTCGGCTGTTACTTTCTAGCGCTCAGCGTGGGAGCCGCCTGA
- a CDS encoding HupE/UreJ family protein, which translates to MASWRTKAFTAAAALLLWAGPADAHIIGARLGDFYAGAAHPLSDLQDVLLWVGLGLLAGAQGPSAARPLVLLFPLGLLAGLGLHMATNVSFDDALAAAGTLVALGLLLATELRIHRVLLAAMAIGLAVMRGASNASGMTQETNALLFAAGLALAGYVTITLFMAATAEFKKGDANSPAWRRIALRALGSWIAAIGLMMGGLAFAP; encoded by the coding sequence ATGGCAAGCTGGCGAACAAAGGCCTTTACCGCCGCAGCGGCGCTGCTCCTTTGGGCAGGGCCAGCGGACGCGCACATCATCGGCGCGCGGCTCGGCGATTTTTACGCGGGCGCGGCGCATCCTTTGTCCGATCTTCAAGACGTCCTTCTTTGGGTGGGCCTGGGCTTACTTGCGGGCGCGCAGGGGCCATCGGCGGCGAGGCCGCTCGTCTTGTTGTTCCCACTGGGGCTTCTCGCCGGCTTGGGCCTGCATATGGCCACGAATGTCTCGTTCGACGACGCATTGGCGGCCGCGGGAACGCTTGTGGCGCTCGGCCTACTGTTAGCGACAGAGCTGCGCATTCACCGGGTCCTTCTCGCCGCAATGGCGATCGGACTGGCCGTCATGCGCGGCGCGTCCAACGCCAGCGGCATGACGCAAGAGACCAACGCCCTTCTCTTTGCCGCCGGATTAGCGCTCGCGGGCTATGTCACAATCACGCTATTTATGGCTGCTACAGCCGAGTTCAAGAAAGGGGACGCCAACTCCCCAGCCTGGCGACGTATCGCATTGCGCGCTCTTGGCAGCTGGATCGCCGCCATTGGACTGATGATGGGCGGGCTTGCCTTCGCGCCTTGA
- a CDS encoding TonB-dependent receptor: MQHLRVPGLAFLSAALCLTGGQGSAIAQQALPTIQIGAAHRQRATAPRPAAPTTRPVVTRANLPPPAPQASPAPAPQPEPDAQRARLDRLLPKIGSNVYTLDRRAIEALPQGSQATLDQILLQTPGVTQDSAAGGSFHIRNEHGNVQYRVNGVLLPDGVTGFGQVMDTGFIGSVSLLTGALPAQYGLRTAGVVDIVSRPPPPTPGGAVGIYGGSHATGQTTFDYGAKTGPWQVFASGRLNMNNLGLQNTTPSHEALHDRARQERFFGFASYEIDAATKLNFLTGSSVAHYQIPNTPNQPPQFAVCGFDQFNSGKLNENQIERTFYNVLALSKSYENLEAQVSYFSRYSTVHYLPDQLGDLIFNGVASDVYRGSLVNGLQGDAAYRIDESHTLRGGFIGFAEKTNVVNSSSVLALDGNGDPSALPVLAYDPNRKVGWFAGGYVQDEWKITDKLTLNAGVRYDSMWQYVRADQLSPRASVVFKPTADTTFHVGYARYFTPPSQVLAAPSNLFAYNNTVAQPTVPRSSSVRPERSHYIDVGITQKLTPELEAGVDFYYKRARNLLDDGQFGQAYVQTAFNYERAYNSGVELKALYQRADFSAYANLAWARQRATQVTSNQYLFDQEEIDYIARHYIYTDHAQTWTGSAVASYVFEGVRGSINMIYGSGARSGFANTTHVSPYTQVNLGLSREIGTVFGKPLTLRFDIVNLLDHAYQLRDGSGIGVFAPQYGPRRGFFVGLKQGF; this comes from the coding sequence ATGCAGCACCTTCGCGTTCCTGGTTTAGCGTTCCTTTCAGCTGCGCTCTGCCTCACCGGCGGACAAGGGTCCGCAATCGCGCAGCAGGCCTTGCCCACGATCCAGATCGGCGCCGCGCATCGACAGCGCGCGACGGCTCCGCGCCCTGCAGCGCCAACCACCCGTCCCGTCGTAACGCGCGCCAATCTGCCTCCCCCGGCGCCGCAAGCCAGCCCTGCCCCGGCGCCGCAGCCCGAGCCAGACGCCCAGCGCGCCCGGCTCGACCGGCTGCTGCCGAAGATCGGCTCCAATGTTTACACGCTGGATCGCCGCGCCATCGAAGCGCTGCCGCAAGGAAGCCAGGCGACGCTCGATCAAATTCTGCTGCAGACCCCGGGCGTGACGCAGGACTCGGCGGCGGGCGGCAGTTTCCATATCCGCAACGAGCACGGCAATGTGCAGTATCGCGTCAATGGCGTGCTGCTGCCCGACGGCGTCACGGGTTTCGGGCAAGTCATGGACACCGGCTTTATCGGCTCGGTGTCGCTGCTGACCGGCGCTCTGCCCGCCCAATATGGACTTCGCACGGCGGGCGTCGTCGACATCGTCTCGCGCCCGCCGCCGCCAACGCCCGGCGGCGCTGTCGGCATTTACGGCGGCAGCCATGCGACGGGGCAGACCACCTTCGACTACGGCGCCAAAACGGGCCCCTGGCAGGTCTTCGCCTCCGGCCGCCTGAACATGAACAATCTTGGCCTGCAAAACACCACGCCGAGCCATGAAGCCTTGCATGATCGTGCGCGGCAAGAGCGGTTTTTCGGCTTCGCGTCCTATGAGATTGACGCCGCGACCAAGTTGAACTTCCTCACAGGCTCGTCGGTCGCTCATTATCAAATTCCCAACACGCCAAACCAGCCGCCGCAATTTGCTGTCTGCGGGTTTGATCAATTCAACTCGGGGAAGCTCAACGAGAACCAGATCGAACGCACTTTCTACAATGTGCTGGCTTTATCGAAGTCCTATGAAAACCTCGAGGCGCAGGTCTCGTATTTCTCACGCTATTCGACGGTCCATTATCTTCCTGACCAGCTCGGCGATCTCATTTTCAACGGCGTCGCATCGGACGTCTATCGTGGCAGCCTCGTCAACGGCCTGCAGGGAGACGCCGCTTACCGTATCGATGAAAGCCACACGTTGCGCGGCGGCTTCATAGGCTTCGCCGAGAAGACGAATGTGGTGAATTCGTCGTCGGTTCTGGCGCTCGACGGCAATGGCGATCCATCGGCTTTGCCCGTCCTTGCCTATGACCCTAACAGGAAGGTCGGCTGGTTCGCGGGTGGCTACGTCCAGGACGAATGGAAAATCACCGATAAGCTCACATTGAACGCCGGCGTCCGCTACGACAGCATGTGGCAATATGTGCGAGCCGATCAGCTGAGCCCGCGCGCATCGGTTGTTTTCAAACCCACTGCCGATACGACCTTCCACGTGGGTTACGCGCGTTATTTCACGCCGCCCTCGCAAGTGCTCGCCGCGCCGAGCAACCTCTTCGCCTACAACAACACGGTCGCTCAGCCGACCGTTCCTCGGTCGAGCTCGGTTCGGCCGGAACGATCGCATTATATCGATGTGGGGATCACCCAGAAGCTGACTCCGGAGCTCGAAGCGGGGGTGGACTTCTATTACAAGCGCGCGCGCAACCTGCTCGATGACGGACAATTCGGCCAGGCCTATGTGCAGACCGCTTTCAACTACGAACGCGCCTATAACAGCGGCGTCGAACTGAAGGCGCTCTACCAGCGCGCCGACTTCAGCGCCTACGCCAATCTCGCCTGGGCCCGCCAGCGCGCGACGCAGGTCACCTCGAACCAGTATCTCTTCGACCAGGAGGAAATCGACTATATCGCACGCCATTACATCTATACGGATCATGCGCAGACATGGACAGGTTCAGCCGTCGCGTCCTATGTCTTCGAGGGCGTGCGGGGCTCCATCAACATGATCTATGGCAGCGGCGCCCGCAGCGGCTTCGCCAACACGACCCACGTTTCGCCCTATACTCAAGTGAATCTGGGGCTCTCGCGCGAGATCGGGACCGTTTTCGGCAAGCCCCTGACCCTGCGCTTCGACATCGTCAATCTCCTCGACCACGCCTATCAGCTGCGCGACGGATCGGGGATCGGCGTCTTCGCCCCGCAATATGGGCCCAGGCGCGGGTTTTTCGTGGGGCTAAAGCAAGGGTTTTGA
- a CDS encoding TolC family outer membrane protein, translated as MCFFVMALGGLSLGMTEPLSAETLLSALARAYAGNPDLNQSRAAVRVRDEDMPKAAAGMRPRVNIQASAGPYYGNLRLPAGRNAMTGQRQFTQEEYTGYPRGAALNISQSIFDAGRTSNSVRQAESGVFAARATMRLTEQATLQNGATAYMNVLRDTAVVNLRKNNIAVLEEQLKQTRDRFQVGEVTRTDVAQAEASVAQARSELYAAQAQLKNSIANYRQIIGVEPMHLEPGRSLEPLLPRSLQQAIEIALVEHPGVVAALHQADAVESAVKVAESALAPTLSVNAQVSQQWDSFLGVPGSRQFAAAAFAQLNVPLYQGGSEYASIRQAKEQLSQARLNADLQRDSVRASVVSSYGLLETARASIISSRAAVKAAETALTGVREEAKVGQRTTLDVLNAQQALLNARVSLVVSQRDRVVASYAALGSIGRLSAKELQLDVALHDPGVHFEQVKTKWFGVDTPDRR; from the coding sequence ATGTGCTTCTTCGTGATGGCGCTCGGCGGTTTGTCGCTTGGGATGACGGAACCTCTTTCGGCAGAAACGCTTCTCTCCGCGCTGGCGCGCGCCTATGCCGGCAATCCGGACCTCAACCAGAGTCGCGCCGCCGTCCGCGTCCGGGACGAGGACATGCCCAAGGCGGCCGCCGGGATGCGGCCCAGAGTCAATATCCAGGCTTCCGCCGGTCCCTATTATGGCAATTTGCGCTTACCGGCCGGGCGAAACGCAATGACCGGCCAGCGTCAGTTCACGCAGGAGGAATATACCGGCTATCCGCGCGGCGCGGCGCTCAACATCTCGCAAAGCATCTTCGACGCAGGCCGCACGAGCAATTCGGTGAGACAGGCCGAGTCGGGCGTCTTCGCCGCGCGCGCGACCATGCGGCTCACCGAGCAAGCGACCCTGCAAAATGGCGCCACCGCCTATATGAATGTGCTGCGCGACACTGCGGTCGTGAATCTGCGCAAGAACAACATCGCCGTGCTGGAGGAACAGCTCAAGCAGACCCGGGACCGTTTTCAGGTCGGCGAGGTGACGCGCACCGACGTGGCGCAGGCGGAGGCCTCCGTCGCCCAGGCGCGATCGGAGCTCTACGCCGCGCAAGCGCAACTGAAAAACAGCATCGCCAATTACCGTCAGATCATCGGCGTCGAGCCCATGCATTTGGAGCCGGGACGCTCGCTCGAACCTCTTCTGCCACGCTCGCTCCAGCAAGCGATCGAGATTGCGCTCGTCGAACATCCGGGCGTCGTTGCAGCGCTGCATCAGGCGGACGCGGTGGAGTCCGCGGTGAAGGTCGCCGAGAGCGCGCTGGCGCCCACCCTGTCAGTAAACGCCCAGGTTTCCCAACAATGGGATTCCTTTCTCGGCGTTCCAGGATCGCGTCAGTTCGCCGCCGCCGCCTTCGCTCAGCTCAATGTGCCGCTGTATCAGGGCGGCTCGGAATATGCCTCGATCCGTCAGGCAAAAGAGCAATTGAGCCAAGCGCGGCTCAACGCAGATTTGCAGCGCGATAGCGTGCGCGCGAGCGTGGTGTCGAGCTACGGACTGCTGGAAACCGCCAGAGCCTCGATCATCTCCAGCCGGGCGGCGGTGAAAGCAGCGGAAACTGCGCTCACCGGCGTGCGTGAAGAAGCGAAGGTCGGCCAGCGCACGACGCTCGACGTGCTCAATGCGCAGCAAGCGCTGCTCAATGCGCGCGTGAGTTTGGTGGTGTCGCAACGAGACCGCGTCGTCGCCTCTTATGCCGCGCTCGGCTCGATTGGTCGCCTCTCGGCGAAGGAATTGCAGCTCGACGTCGCCCTCCATGATCCGGGCGTCCATTTCGAGCAGGTAAAAACCAAGTGGTTCGGCGTCGATACGCCCGACAGGCGATAG
- a CDS encoding TetR/AcrR family transcriptional regulator codes for MRVSRTQAAENRETVINVASRLFREHGFDGIGLKDLMKGAGLTQGAFYKQFASKEDLAAQASRRAWESAFNRWSAAVAAEPEDPLGAVMAFYLSMGHREEKMDGCPLVALGSDAARQGAEVKASFEAGVKAILDVLDHAIAQTNGSEPNASDPKSEAMAVLSTMVGALTLSRVVNDPDLAQAFLDAAAKQIREVVAAPERGR; via the coding sequence ATGCGCGTGAGTCGCACTCAGGCGGCGGAGAACCGCGAGACAGTAATCAATGTGGCGAGCCGCCTCTTTCGGGAGCACGGCTTTGACGGCATCGGCCTGAAGGATCTGATGAAGGGCGCCGGCCTGACCCAAGGCGCCTTTTACAAGCAGTTCGCGTCGAAGGAGGACTTGGCCGCGCAGGCGTCCAGGCGGGCCTGGGAAAGCGCCTTCAACCGATGGTCGGCGGCGGTCGCGGCCGAACCAGAGGATCCGCTTGGCGCGGTGATGGCGTTCTACCTCAGCATGGGCCACCGCGAAGAAAAGATGGACGGCTGCCCGCTTGTGGCGCTCGGCTCGGACGCCGCGAGACAGGGCGCCGAAGTGAAGGCGTCATTCGAAGCCGGCGTGAAGGCGATTCTCGACGTCCTCGACCACGCGATCGCCCAGACCAACGGATCGGAGCCCAACGCCTCGGACCCCAAGAGCGAGGCCATGGCCGTTCTCTCGACGATGGTTGGCGCCCTGACGCTATCGCGCGTCGTCAACGACCCCGATCTCGCTCAGGCCTTTTTGGATGCGGCGGCCAAACAGATTCGCGAAGTCGTTGCTGCGCCGGAACGCGGGCGCTGA
- a CDS encoding efflux RND transporter periplasmic adaptor subunit has translation MKKRPAVVLGGLLTVSGAVALATVSMRTQVASAMSDPRQEPPIVRLETATRVTGSERGFTGVIGARVQSNLGFRVAGKIVERLVNAGQQVKAGQPLMRIDETDLRHALTAKRNAVAAARASVSQLVPDERRYAKLLSEGWATRQRYEQAKAASDSAKAQLAAAEAEARVSENEAAYSVLVADADGTVMETLGEPGQVVSAGQTVARLAQAGPREAVVALPETIRPAIGSAAEASVYGGDGRRYTAHLRQLSDSADGQTRTYEARYVLDGAASAAPLGATVTIRLASKATRPEVQVPLGAVFDDGRKTGVWVFDSATSTVHFRPVKLVRVASETAVIYGLSSGDPVVSLGAHLLQDGARVRTASESRGAQ, from the coding sequence ATGAAAAAGAGACCCGCTGTTGTGCTGGGGGGCCTTCTCACGGTGTCGGGGGCGGTCGCGCTCGCCACAGTTTCCATGCGCACGCAGGTCGCCTCCGCCATGAGCGACCCGAGGCAGGAGCCTCCGATCGTCAGGCTGGAGACGGCGACGCGGGTGACCGGATCCGAACGTGGCTTTACGGGCGTCATCGGGGCGCGGGTGCAAAGCAATCTCGGCTTTCGCGTCGCCGGTAAGATCGTGGAACGGCTTGTGAATGCCGGGCAGCAAGTCAAAGCCGGCCAACCGCTGATGCGGATCGACGAAACCGACCTTCGCCATGCGCTCACCGCGAAGCGCAACGCCGTCGCAGCGGCGCGCGCCTCCGTCAGTCAGTTGGTCCCGGATGAGCGGCGATACGCCAAATTGCTAAGCGAAGGATGGGCTACCCGACAGCGCTACGAGCAGGCAAAAGCCGCGTCGGATTCAGCCAAGGCGCAACTCGCCGCCGCCGAAGCCGAGGCGCGGGTCTCCGAGAACGAGGCGGCCTATTCCGTCCTGGTAGCGGACGCCGATGGAACGGTAATGGAAACGCTCGGCGAACCGGGACAGGTCGTCTCCGCCGGCCAGACCGTCGCTCGACTTGCCCAAGCCGGCCCCCGCGAAGCGGTGGTCGCGCTTCCCGAAACGATCCGACCGGCGATCGGCTCGGCGGCCGAGGCCAGCGTGTATGGGGGCGACGGGCGCCGCTATACGGCGCATCTGAGGCAGTTGTCGGATTCCGCCGACGGTCAGACCCGTACTTACGAGGCGCGCTACGTGCTCGACGGCGCGGCTTCGGCGGCGCCCCTTGGCGCGACGGTGACCATTCGGTTGGCGAGCAAGGCTACTCGGCCGGAAGTCCAGGTGCCGCTGGGAGCCGTGTTCGATGACGGCCGGAAGACCGGCGTTTGGGTCTTCGACAGCGCCACCTCGACCGTACACTTTCGACCCGTCAAGCTTGTGCGCGTGGCCAGTGAAACCGCTGTGATTTACGGCCTGAGCTCTGGCGACCCGGTTGTCTCGCTCGGCGCGCATCTTTTGCAAGATGGCGCGCGCGTCCGGACTGCGTCTGAAAGCAGGGGCGCCCAATGA